One Salvia splendens isolate huo1 chromosome 1, SspV2, whole genome shotgun sequence genomic window, TCCCGGATTCTCTCTCACTTGGGATTCGCGAGCCAGTGTATGAGGTCATTTATACAGCCGCTTTCTTTTTGATATGCGAATTTGGTTTTTGATTGGATGATAAGACAACAACATACATTTTGGGTGGATCACAATAATTGATTCAAGCTAAATGCTAGTAGTATGTAGTTTTTCTTCTCAATATTATTGTCAAGGAAGTCTACCAAACCTGAATTTCATTCAAAGGAAGGACCTGTTTTCTGCTCTTTCTTCACTCATTTCCCTTCAACAGGTCGTGGAAGTTAAGTCTATTGGGATCGTATCCACACGGAAAATTAATCGGAGACACTTGTTAAAATCAAGTGGTGAGTACAAGTTTCTTTCATGGTAACCTAATTTGCTAAATAAGCaataagagaaagagagaaccTATGCATGTCTATTCACTATTAAGATTGTTGTTACTTGTTACTAAAATAACCACTTGTGGACTCTTTCTGATAAACTCTGTTTCTCTTCTCTGACATATTTTTCAGGTCTCCGACCTCGAGATGTTAGAACCGTTGATCCATCGTTGTGGTTAACAAATACAATGCCTTCAATATTGGTATGAAACTACTATCGCTATTGTTCATATTGTGTAGTTACCTATGATAAGACCTCAGTTCAGATTGTTAGCTATGCGGTctaaatttcaaatattaaacATAATTTGCATTGTCACAAAACTAGATCTTCCTACCTCACTTATATATAAAGTTCTGTGTGTTAATTCACTTCAGAATTAGAAAACTGTAATTTCAATGAAAAAAATCATATAGGTGCTGGTTCTCATTTTTCCCGTACTTTTCAATAGAATGGTTAAACATATGTTTCAGGTTTCATCATGGAAAACccttttaaaattttcaaatcaaGTGGTTCATAATGATTGCACGTCTAATTTCTAACTCAACAAGGTACGGGAATATGCAATTTTGCTGAACTTGGGATCTTTACGTGCGATTGCAATGCAAGAACGTGTTTATATATTCAACTATAACCGGTATTCTCCTTCCTCTATCAACTTTTCTTGTCAATTCTTTATAAGTTCTCACATAATCTCAGCGAACCAAAATGTACTTCTTGGTAACTTACAGGAGAGCAGGAAAAGCTTTTATTGATGCGTTGTTACCCCGCTTAAACCCGAAGAACATGCATGGAGGGCCCTCAATGCCATTTGTGCTTGAGGTAGATTTCTTCATGAATCATTTCAACAAGTATTAACTTCGGTGTTGCTTTTTTGAATCAGAGCACTTTTGcaaataaaaattttctccATGAGTAAATCCCGGCGTGTGGATTACAGTCATTCTCACACACATTCTTTGCAATGGTTTAGAGGTTCGAGTTGGTTCAGTGCAACCAACTGTAGGTACTATCACAGTTCCAGATCCTCAAGAAACTCATAGTTTGAATCCCATGAAGAGTCATTTCTGTAAAGGAATTATTGGCTTGTTTGATGCTTCTTAGGGAATTGTTGACCTGTCAATAGTTTTCTCTCTTGGGGGGCTATGGTTGAATCATGGCACTGAAGAACCTTTTGAAAACTTGTATTCCTTCTTGCACATTAAAAGCCATAAAGATTTTTAACATGTCTAGGCACTTAGTCCTACAAGTAGCTCGGTCCTGGTCATCATTACATATAACAAAATGCTTCGATGATAGCTTTTTGCTGAAATAACCTGACATTTGTTCACTGCGATACGTGCAGGTAGTTGAGGCAGCACTATATTCTCGAATACAACGCATGGAACAGAGACTATTGGATTTAGAACCACGTGTAAGTAAGATAAATAGTACGGAGTAACTGAATATTTTCTGGTAATTTCTGCTCCTTCTATGTTGAAACCTTaggttgttttgtttttatcttcTTAAAATATGTGTATAAACTTAAATAGTTTCATTACAAAGCCTGGGTGACATGATAATTTTTACTTTTGAACATCATCCAACAAATGTTACACGATGCCTGCTTTCTGTTCCCAATTTCCTGGATAAAGAATACCTAAACCTTTATTAACAGGTTGGTGCTTGGAACCTCTATTTCGTCATACTAGTTTTGAGCTACAGCAGTTCTGATTCATATGTGCATTTCAGAAGGCATCAGAAAGCAATGCTTTCTACCGCCAGGTCCAACATAGATATGTATTTGAACAgttttacaaaaacaaaatgTATATATCTTGCTATATATAGCAGAATATTCCAAGCTCACTTgcagtataattgtatatacAGCTATTGTGTGATTGTCAGTCATTTCCTGTAACCAAGACTCTTCTTGCAGGTCCAAGGTTTGCTTGAGGTTCTTCCTAATCGATTGACTGCCAACATACTGGAAGAACTTCGAATCAGCAAACAAACACTAGTATAGTTTTCAACTTTGTTCTGGCTATCTTGGTATTGGCTAAaatgtagtactattatttatcaACTCATAACTAGCTACTCACGTACTGTTTTTATGACTAAAGGTAGAATTGGGCTCAAAGGCCGGGGCTTTGAAGCAAATGTTACTTGATATCCTTGAGGACACCCATGAAATACGGAGAATATGTATCATGGGAAGAAACTGCACTCTGACAAAAACTGATGATATGGAATGCTCTGTTCCCTTAGAGAAGGAGATAGCCGAGGGTAAGTCTCGTCAAGTTAGATTCATTGAAATATAAATTACATCTAAAGTTTACACACATCACTTGAAATTGTACAACATGTGATCGAATTATTGGTCCTTGGGTTTCTcagaagaggaggaagagattGAAATGCTCTTGGAAAATTATCTTCAAAGGTAATTCCTTGACATAATCAGTTCATTGGAATAGAAGGGGGTTACATTTGTGGTTCCTATTATGACAGTATAGGGGATCTATTCATACatgaaggttttttttttgttttctgttaGTGCAACACATGATCTTTGAGATATTGTGTTCAAGAATGTTCTATTATTGTACTCGCCATACAAAACACTCCCTTGTTGTTGTCATAGTCATAGCTAAACCTTAATGGGGAAAGAAGAGTCTGTTTTCCTTGACTATATACTTCTTTACCTCCTGACTGCATGTATTCTGCTGAGCAACCTCAGAGGTGATATGCTAAGTTTTTGTCATTTGCAAATTGGTGAGTGGGTTTTTGTAAAAGTTGGGGCTGTAGCAAGCAGTTCAGTTATATTTTAGTAGTTAGCAGACTAAATTATTTCATGTGATGGCAGATGTGAATCTTGTCATGGTCAAGCAGAGAGGCTTCTTGATTCAGCAAAGGAAATGGAAGATTCAATTGCCGTTAACCTGAGGTTTGTTATTTGCAATTgctattttttcttcatttttttgtatttgttaTCATTACCATGCCAACACTAATGGTTCTTCTTGTAACTGCCTTAACTGTATTGTTATCAGTTCTCGGAGACTTGAGGTAAGTCGAGTAGAACTTCTCCTTCAGGTGGGGGCATTATGTGTGGGAGTTGGTGCCCTATTTGCAGGTATTGGCCGATGAGAGTTATCTTAGTTATGCATCATCTTGGTACTACTCATGggcatttaataaaaaatttgtcGAAAATGGTTTTCTTTTAGTTTGCAAAATGATGTCTAACGCTGGAGGCTTATGATCAATTGGAGTTTCTCCTTGAAATACTACAATTAAGTTCCTTACATAAGCACGTCATATATAATTGTTGGTATGGCCAATGAACAAGTGAAAAGAACATGACATCTGTATCGAGTACAATGCCCTTTAAAAGGTGAAAACTGAAATCAAGTAGCTTATTACAAACAAAAACTCAGTTGAAGATACATTTGTTGGATGCTAGTTTTGGTTATTGTCATAACATTACACCAAACGTGGCAGGTATATTTGGCATGAACTTGAGATCGCATCTTGAGGAACGTGTGGTATGATCAACTTGTTCTCCCTTAGTATCATCCTCACTCAGGCACTATCATATGGATTTCATCTGGTGAAAACTTGTTTTGCAGTTCGCCTTTTGGCTAACAACATCAGCGATTTTTGTGGGTGCTCTGCTTGGATTCTTTATCATGTATGCATACCTCAGGCAAAAGAAGATCTTGTAAACATCAGATAAATGTCATAATCGGCACCAAATGCAATTTCGGTTGTGGACATAAATACAGGATTATATATGAAGGTGTTGGTATATATATACAGTTAAAAGAGCCCCTGCGGTAGTCAGTTGCTTATGACATGTGATGCTGCATCATCTGAGTGTGAACCGACTGGAGGCTTTATCAGTATGTAACATTATCATGTGAAGCACGAGACTAGTGAACAAGAGAATTCATAATAATGCATTGTTGTAGGTGGTGGTGGTGAGTGGGTACCTAATTCATTGCTTACTCATATCCCAGGGTAGATATTTACCTCTTAGCTAAATAATGATTATTAGTGCTGATTGCGACATTATGTTTGTAAGAAGCTTAGGATGAGTACTGCTATCTCATTTCTACATATCTTCTATTTTCATAACTTTAACCTACTTTCATCAACtctccaattatttttttttattttttttttacttttttgtgaCTTGTAATGAAGATGCTAGTTATATTGCTATATTTTGTTTAGTGCCTAGCAGCTTGCAAATCACATAGAAGAGATTTAATTGTAATAAGATAACTTTGAACAACACCTGAGCAACATAGTTAAACAAGGGGCTAATTTATCTTGATCATTACTCGCATAGAAATAATTTGACTATTACAATCAAAGTTAAAAAATCACATGAAAATATGAGAGCTCaactcttttttttatgaatcaataaattttataactaaAAGAAATTTACAATCAAAATAGCCAACTAGCCGAGGCTAGCGAGCCATGGAGGGGGAAGTAATACAATACAAGTGAACTTGGGCATACCCAAGGGCTCGTACTAAGCCAGATTACAATCGCAAACCCGAAAAACCGTAGTTTAAGTAGTGGATCCTAGCCAGCCTAATGGCTTAGACAAACGTCCTTGCCATGTATTTTACACAGAAACATAGGCATACCCTGGTCTATCCCGAAACCACAACCAAAGACCCTCCAGCGGTGGAGGGCGGGCATCATTAAAACCTCTTGGGGCAAAACCCAAATGGGAAAAATCCCCAAGTGGAAAAAGAGTAGCCAGAATGGGGAAAAAGGGGGAGGTGATCGTTTGAAGATACACTGAGGTTCTCGAGCCAAAGAAGTCTAAGGGTGGCACTCGACACACGTGATTGGCGTGGGTGTGGTACGAAGCAAagtttatcattattattaatcGTTATACCGACCGACTTGGAAAACTAGGGACCCAAATGCATGGGCGACCGAGACACCAAAGTTCTGAGCCGATGGGGTGCTCAGCTGGGACTTGTTCTCAGCCCCCGTGTAGGCAAGTAAGGCGCATAATATGTGGTCCCATAACGAAACCGATGGGCTTGGAAAACTAGGGGCATTTGTGCATGGGCGACCGGGGTCACATAAAAGTTGTTGGGGTAAGGGCAGACTATTCTGATTCAATTGCGGAGCGATATCTGGATGTAACCTCCCAATTAATTGCCCCTTAGCATCTGCCAATCATATTGTAACAAATGGCACAACGCATGCAGTAGTCCCATAACAGATCAACACAACCATCCTACCACGGGCTATTCCCCGTTGGTAGTGGCGAACACACCAAACCAAGGAAAATCCGTTGGTGCCATTTTACAATGCGATAATGTCGGTCAGGTGTATAACTCTTCTCGTACGGCATGAGGTGCTACTATACATCATCTCCTCTATTTTTCATTACCCAAAGAAATGATTTGCAGTTGCAGAGAAATTGAGGTTCTAATGACTAACAGTAGTATTAATAGGTCGGTCATATGATCGCCCTAGTTATGGACATAATCGAATACTTGTACGGTCGAACCAAGGACAAGCAGCAAAAACGCGTGCCTCTCATCCTTGTCCCTCTTCTTATCAGAGATACCATTTTCTACTTCCTTGGGTTGAGAGATCGAAGGGGCTAGTTGGCGAGGGCTTCCACTTATCCATGGATGGTTAAGACATTGGGCGGCTGACAGCCTTTTCTCAGGCACAAAATCTAGTAAGGAAATCAGCCACGGAACTCATATTTCTCCATAAGCACCAAACTCTCAATCTTCTAATATGTCTCAAATCTCCAAATCTAGCGTCCGCCTAAGGCAACCTATTTTTTTATCGCCTAGGAAAACAAGAATTTCGAGTAAATACATGGCCAAGGTTCAAAAAATTGACTGAACATATTGTGATGTAGATTTTATAACTTTTAGTTTTGGGCCAGTGGTTGGTGGGACAAGTTCCATCATCAGGGCCAAATGATCCTACAAGTAGGGGACAATATATAATTAATCATCTTCACCAATAACAACAGATGTTGATTGGGATTATGAAAATCGATTTCAGAGATTGGGGTATCATTATCAACAAAAGACAAAGGAAGAAAACTAAgcacaaaaagaaaatagagtTGAAACCAAGGAGTTGAAAGCCACTTAACAACAGAGTTGTGTGCAATTGACAACAAAGAAAAACATGCGAATGTTAAATCTGAACCAATGCAGGCAGCTTCGGAGAAGTTAAACAGAGTTCCGCAACTAATCAT contains:
- the LOC121741568 gene encoding magnesium transporter MRS2-11, chloroplastic-like, whose amino-acid sequence is MPSPILLQLPPQFRLIFTGISLSQSKQDFSRKLFSCQPRRSCDPLRNAGAKEVETIKCFAEERESSGEAVFDKDGEEVNIGQDFPNGAAVPQRIPDSLSLGIREPVYEVVEVKSIGIVSTRKINRRHLLKSSGLRPRDVRTVDPSLWLTNTMPSILVREYAILLNLGSLRAIAMQERVYIFNYNRRAGKAFIDALLPRLNPKNMHGGPSMPFVLEVVEAALYSRIQRMEQRLLDLEPRVQGLLEVLPNRLTANILEELRISKQTLVELGSKAGALKQMLLDILEDTHEIRRICIMGRNCTLTKTDDMECSVPLEKEIAEEEEEEIEMLLENYLQRCESCHGQAERLLDSAKEMEDSIAVNLSSRRLEVSRVELLLQVGALCVGVGALFAGIFGMNLRSHLEERVFAFWLTTSAIFVGALLGFFIMYAYLRQKKIL